Proteins co-encoded in one Papaver somniferum cultivar HN1 chromosome 5, ASM357369v1, whole genome shotgun sequence genomic window:
- the LOC113284566 gene encoding endochitinase EP3-like has protein sequence MMSPNYLKLISVIGILFGILIRSIAAQNCGCARGLCCSQWGYCGTSDEYCGKGCQSGPCTSSPNNGASIDRIVTPAFFNRIAGQASGYQCDGKSFYTRSTFLEAAKSYPRFGKTGSFDDSKREIAAFFAHVTHETGFFCHKEETNGASRDYCDHGNRQYPCVPGKKYHGRGPIQLSWNYNYGPAGRSIGFDGLNAPETVSNNAVISFKAAFWFWMENVHSVITSNEGFGPTIRRINSGECNGGNSGAVQARVKYFRDYCNQLGVLPGNNLYC, from the exons ATGATGTCTCCAAACTACTTAAAACTTATTTCAGTTATCGGAATTCTTTTCGGTATCTTGATACGCTCCATTGCGGCACAGAATTGTGGTTGTGCAAGAGGATTATGTTGCAGCCAGTGGGGGTATTGTGGTACTAGTGATGAATACTGCGGTAAGGGGTGCCAATCGGGTCCATGTACTTCGTCTCCAAATAATGGTGCCTCTATTGACAGGATTGTaacaccagcattctttaatagGATAGCTGGTCAAGCTTCCGGTTATCAATGTGACGGAAAGAGTTTCTATACACGTAGTACTTTTCTTGAAGCCGCTAAATCTTATCCTCGTTTTGGTAAAACTGGGAGTTTTGATGATTCTAAACGTGAAATCGCTGCATTCTTTGCTCATGTTACGCATGAAACCGGAT TTTTCTGTCACAAAGAAGAAACCAATGGAGCAAGCAGAGACTATTGTGACCATGGAAACAGACAATATCCATGTGTTCCAGGAAAAAAATACCATGGGAGAGGACCCATACAACTATCCTGGAATTACAACTATGGCCCAGCCGGTAGAAGCATCGGATTTGATGGTTTAAATGCTCCAGAAACGGTGTCCAATAATGCAGTCATCTCCTTTAAGGCAGCATTTTGGTTTTGGATGGAAAATGTCCACTCGGTCATAACTTCAAATGAAGGTTTTGGTCCGACAATCCGTAGAATCAACAGTGGAGAATGTAACGGAGGAAACTCGGGAGCAGTTCAAGCAAGAGTTAAGTACTTCAGGGATTACTGTAATCAACTTGGTGTGTTACCAGGAAATAACCTTTATTGCTAG